One genomic region from Cellulomonas hominis encodes:
- a CDS encoding DUF3515 family protein, with amino-acid sequence MNRRTARPAAVALAGAAVLAPALAACAPSVGVAVAPHATDPDCARVVLTLPDSLGDGLDAVRTTSQATAAWGDPAGPVTLRCGVEVPGPTTEQCVTVETASGPSIDWLVQADAEPADGEATPNAPSDPAQDPGSSDWTFVTYGRDPAVEVHVPAAVVAERSTSFLDGLSVAVAQVEATRSCL; translated from the coding sequence GTGAACCGCCGCACCGCCCGCCCCGCCGCCGTCGCGCTCGCCGGGGCCGCCGTGCTGGCGCCGGCGCTCGCCGCGTGCGCGCCGTCCGTCGGGGTCGCGGTCGCCCCGCACGCGACCGACCCGGACTGCGCACGCGTGGTGCTGACCCTGCCGGACTCGCTCGGCGACGGCCTGGACGCCGTCCGCACGACCAGCCAGGCCACCGCCGCGTGGGGCGACCCGGCCGGGCCGGTGACGCTGCGCTGCGGCGTGGAGGTCCCCGGCCCGACGACCGAGCAGTGCGTGACCGTGGAGACCGCGAGCGGCCCGAGCATCGACTGGCTGGTGCAGGCCGACGCGGAGCCCGCGGACGGCGAGGCGACCCCGAACGCCCCGTCGGACCCGGCCCAGGACCCCGGCTCGTCCGACTGGACCTTCGTGACCTACGGCCGGGACCCCGCGGTCGAGGTGCACGTCCCGGCCGCGGTCGTCGCCGAGCGCTCGACGTCGTTCCTGGACGGCCTCAGCGTGGCGGTGGCGCAGGTCGAGGCGACCCGCTCCTGCCTCTGA
- a CDS encoding D-alanine--D-alanine ligase family protein yields the protein MSSSQPQPARPRVLVLFGGRSSEHAISCATAGAVLRAVDRERYDVLPIGITPQGRWVRVADDPDRWAIVDGRLPEVEAADEQVLLPQEAGSRELQVIEPGTPATALGEVDVVLPLLHGPFGEDGTLQGMLELADVRYVGAGVLASAVGMDKHFMKVVLAGAGLPVGPFVTLRGDDLATDRDGVRARIEALGLPLFVKPARAGSSIGISRVTDLADLPAAVAAAQVHDPKVVVEAGIVGREIECAVLGGRGGGRPRASLPGEIVVTDDTHGFYDFEAKYLDEAAVELSCPADLPDDVVARVQDAAVRTFEAVDGEGLARVDVFVTPDGEVVVNEINTMPGFTPFSMYPRMWQQSGLSYPDLLDELLRLALERPTGLR from the coding sequence ATGTCCAGCAGCCAGCCCCAGCCCGCCCGTCCGCGCGTCCTCGTCCTGTTCGGGGGGCGGTCCAGCGAGCACGCGATCTCGTGCGCCACCGCCGGCGCCGTGCTCCGGGCGGTCGACCGCGAGCGGTACGACGTGCTGCCCATCGGGATCACCCCGCAGGGCCGGTGGGTCCGCGTGGCCGACGACCCCGACCGCTGGGCGATCGTGGACGGCCGGCTGCCCGAGGTCGAGGCCGCCGACGAGCAGGTGCTGCTCCCGCAGGAGGCCGGCTCCCGCGAGCTCCAGGTCATCGAGCCCGGCACGCCCGCCACGGCGCTCGGGGAGGTCGACGTGGTGCTGCCGCTGCTGCACGGGCCGTTCGGGGAGGACGGCACGCTGCAGGGGATGCTCGAGCTGGCGGACGTCCGGTACGTCGGGGCCGGGGTGCTCGCGTCGGCCGTCGGCATGGACAAGCACTTCATGAAGGTGGTCCTCGCGGGGGCCGGGCTGCCGGTCGGGCCGTTCGTCACGCTGCGCGGCGACGACCTGGCGACCGACCGCGACGGGGTGCGCGCGCGCATCGAGGCGCTCGGCCTGCCGCTGTTCGTCAAGCCCGCCCGCGCCGGGTCCAGCATCGGCATCTCCCGGGTCACCGACCTGGCGGACCTGCCCGCCGCCGTCGCCGCGGCCCAGGTGCACGACCCGAAGGTCGTGGTCGAGGCCGGGATCGTCGGGCGCGAGATCGAGTGCGCCGTGCTCGGCGGGCGCGGCGGGGGGCGGCCCCGCGCGTCCCTGCCCGGGGAGATCGTCGTCACCGACGACACCCACGGCTTCTACGACTTCGAGGCCAAGTACCTCGACGAGGCCGCCGTCGAGCTCAGCTGCCCCGCCGACCTGCCGGACGACGTCGTCGCCCGGGTGCAGGACGCGGCGGTCCGGACGTTCGAGGCCGTCGACGGCGAGGGGCTCGCGCGGGTGGACGTGTTCGTCACGCCCGACGGCGAGGTCGTCGTCAACGAGATCAACACCATGCCCGGGTTCACGCCGTTCTCGATGTACCCGCGCATGTGGCAGCAGAGCGGGCTGTCCTACCCCGACCTGCTGGACGAGCTGCTGCGGCTGGCGCTCGAGCGGCCGACCGGGCTGCGCTGA